Sequence from the Macaca thibetana thibetana isolate TM-01 chromosome 20, ASM2454274v1, whole genome shotgun sequence genome:
taacaaagttttaaaaatgtattttctgaaatCAGTGTTTTAcacaccaaaatttaaaaaaaggtttatgtCTGGGAAGCATAGGTAGTAAAAAGTTCCTTCACCACGGAGTCTGAGAAGCCCGGTGTGGGAATCAAGCAGCTGACGAATTGGGTTCCACCCCTGTCATCTCTTTGAAGCCTAAAatctgatgaggaaactgaaattgggtagggaaatcagaaaataaaaatgagagatggAGAAGTTTCTGTGCCACATTTGATACGACCAGAGGTGATCATGGATGTCCCCCCATTATGATCTGGTACAGTGCAATTCCATTTTCTAGAAGATGAAGCTCAGTGAGGTAACCTGGCTTGCCTGAAGGCGCTCAGATTGTTAGCGACTCAGATTTCCATCCAGAGCCCGGGTCTCTCAACTCCTGGTTCAATCTCTAACCCTGGTCCATTAATTCGAAGTCACACAAAGGAAAGGAGAGTCACAATCAAGTCAAAACTGTTTTATTgtcatttacatatttaatagaAAAACGAATGTAGCAAATGGCTCAGGgttgtataaaaaaaaaaatccaggtttgTACAGGTTTCTCTATTTACATCTGGGAGCAGAGCTGTCCCCACATCAGGCACAGCAGCTGCACTTCTCCGATGCCCCTTTGCAGATGCAGCCCTGGGCACACTTGGCACAGCCCATggggcagcaggagcagcagcctgggcaaaaagggaGAGTGAAAGGTCAGAGCAGACTCAATCAGGCACCTCCCTGTGTCAACAGCAGGCCTGGCTCGAGGTCAGACTCCAAACCTGGAGGATGTCTTTTTAGGTTGGCACAGCTCTGTTCTGAGACCACAGGTGGTACCTTTGGGGTTTGTGTCTCAATAGAAATAGGCTGCCCTGCCACATTCGAACTCAGAGCAGAAAGCCTGGAGAGGGAATGACATGGCCAACAGGGGCAAAGAAAGGCGTTCCCCAGAAGCGTGCACTCCAGGCCAGCCTTGGGTTCCCTCCCAAGTTTAGCCACAGTGCCAGATTCCTGGAGATGGCCCCACACTCACTCTTCTTGCACGAGGTGCATTTGCACTCTTTGCACTTGCAGGAGCTGGCACAGGAGCAGGAGGCCCCTGGAAGGAAGAGATAAAGGCAGTGAGCAGTGAGTGAGATGCACAAGGTACAGCAGTGGGTCATTGAGCCTCCAGTGCACCATCCTCTGTGCAGGGCCAGCCCTCAGAGCTCCTTTCCCACTCAGGACAGAGGGAGACAAGCCCCACGTCCTCTCCACTCATGCTGGGAAGGGCAAGCACCCTCCTGTTTTACCCCACCATGAAGGTCCCAGATGCACACACAACCCAGGAAGACTCGGACTGGGGCGCAAAACCTCCTGTCCTGAATCTCAAAGACGCAGTGTttcctgcctcccacccaccctGCTTGCTCAGAGCCTGGACAGAGCATTGGGGCTTGGCCAGCAGCCCCCTGACCAACCAGGTGACGTGGAACAGGGCAGCCTTGAGCCTCAGAACACTCAGCTGTGACACAGAGGCACAGTGAGGAGCGCAATGCTCTCAGGAGCTATTCCAAGGAGAAAGTACTGGACGAAGTAAAGGGTCCCCTTCTGCTCAGAGCTCAAAATGCGACCTCCTCAAACGCAGGGACACTGTACTGTGGCTGGGAATTGGGCATTCCCAGGCGCAGAGCCGGGCTTCCCTTACCAGTGGCGCAGGAGCAGTTGGGGTCCATTTCCAGccaagagaggaggggagaggcgaAGAGGGCGTCAGGCAGCTGGAAGGCGCATTGGAGCCTGGAGCCGGCTGCTCCCTCTGCAGGCGGAGATGGGACCGTACGCAGAGGCCCCGCCCGGCGCTTGCACCCGCCCCGCTGAGTCTCGGCCTCCTGTGGGTACAGGGCGGAACTGTGAGCAGCAGGCGGGCCGGGCGCAAGGTGTGCGCCGCGGGTGTCTTGTTTGGCGCTCGCTCGCTCGCTCAGGCCTGTGCACCCGCTCGTCCGCGGCGCTCCTGCCGTCCTGCTCCCCACAACTTCTCCATTTTCCGCATTTCCTTGTGGTTGCTGGACATCCCAGTCCCCGAGCGTTCCGGGAACCCAGCCTCTGGTGGTCGCAATATTctcacccccaccaccccatcTGCGGTATTTCGCCTTTCCTGGAGCCGGTGTGCAACCCCAGCTTCGTCCCTGGATAGGCCTGAGCCGGCGAGCGCGGCGAGGGAGTTGTGTGCAGAGAACAGTCATGGATGTGACCCTTGCTTTCTGCCCTCCTGCCCTCTAGCACTGCCTGTTATTATCTCCACCATGGTCCTTCTGCCACTTTCTCTTGAGCCCAGCAACAGGGTGGAGGCGAGCCCACCCTTCCATTCCTCATGCCTGAGCAGTTGTATGGGCACATTTGTCTGGGGCCTCCTTTACACAAAATTCTGCAGGGGCTCCTCCAAAGCCTAGCGTGCCCACCCAACTCCAGGAGAGTAGTCCTGAAAATATGGAGTGCCCCCAAGGGCGGGATCTGCTTAGGTGACTCCAGACCCGGAGGATGCAGAATCTGTGTTCAATAAGaatatttaggccgggcgcggtggctcaagcctgtaatcccagcactttgggaggccgagacgggcggatcacgacgtcaggagttcgagaccatcctggctaacacggtgaaaccccgtctctactaaaaaatacaaaaaactagccgggcgaggtggtgggcgcctgtagtcccagctactcgggaggctgaggcaggagaatggcgtaaaaacccgggaggcggagcttgcagtgagctgagatccggccactgcactccagcctgggtgacacagcaagactccgtctcaaaaaaaaaaaaaaaaagaatatttacctTTCAATTTTCCTATTATGCAACAATCTGCGTGAGTCTGTttaatcattttagttttttgaacCCTCTCaagaacaataaaagagaaatactATTCTAAACACGTTTTTCCTATGGaaaaactaaggcacaaagagccttagtaacttgcccaaagttatgGCTCTATGAAATGGTGCTATGCTACCTGAATCCAGTCAGCTTcccaagaggaggaaagaaaacataaggatTTCTTTTGGCCAAGATACGTCTGCAACACCACTGTGctgcttaaaattattattattatcattattttgaaacagggtctcactctgtcatccaggctggagttcagtgatgagatcatggctcactgcagcctcaatctcctgggctcaatctatcctcccacctcagcctcccaagtagctggaactacaggtgcaggccatgtcatgcctggctaattttttgcttttttttttttttttttttttggtagacacaagatttcatcatgttgctcagtcaggctggtctcaaactcctgggctcaagtgatccacctgccttggtcttccaaactgctgggattacaggcatgagcccctgtgcagGTCTGCTTGAACTTTTTAAATCAGGGGcggagcgcggtggctcacatctgtaatcccagcactttgggaggccgaggcgggcagatcacgaggtcaggagattgagaccatcctggctaacatggtgaaaccccatctgtactaaaaaaatacaaaacattagccaggcatggtggctggcacctgtagtcccagctactcgggaggctgaggcaggagaatggcgtgaacccaggagggggaagcttgcagtgagcccagatcacgccactgcactctagcctgggtgacagagtgagactccgtctcaagaaaaaaaaagaaagaaagaaattttttaatcGGGGAGAAGCGTCTCTCTCAACCCTGGACAGCTTGCAAAGTGATGGAGATGggaaatttattaaatatgtatatatacacgaAATACACATTAGAGTAATCTATGTCTATAAGTAAGACTGATTCTTGATTTTAGCACTGGTGAAAACTTtgctttcatttaaatatatgtgatgattagttttatgtgtcaacttggctaggcaaAGTGTCCAGCTCCTTGGTCAAACACCAGCCTAGATATTGCggcaaagttattttttaagatgtgattaaggtcggg
This genomic interval carries:
- the LOC126943924 gene encoding metallothionein-1L, which encodes MDPNCSCATGASCSCASSCKCKECKCTSCKKSCCSCCPMGCAKCAQGCICKGASEKCSCCA